In a single window of the Gemmatimonadota bacterium genome:
- a CDS encoding TlpA family protein disulfide reductase → MPRFTQCSWLGLLLLGAAPGMLPAQAPVGTRAPVVEVTDLDGTLVKLPAGRPALIEFWATWCEVCEQLFPRVVAAKKAYGDRVDFYGVNVTVNESKSRVKRWVTEHAPPFRVLYDERGLAVRAYGAPATSYVVIVDAKGVVRYTGSGGTQALSAELAKVVAP, encoded by the coding sequence ATGCCACGATTCACACAGTGCAGTTGGTTGGGGCTTCTGCTCCTCGGTGCAGCGCCGGGCATGCTCCCGGCGCAGGCCCCGGTGGGGACGCGTGCGCCCGTCGTCGAGGTCACCGATCTCGACGGAACCCTGGTGAAGCTGCCCGCCGGTCGACCGGCGTTGATCGAGTTCTGGGCCACCTGGTGCGAGGTCTGCGAGCAACTCTTCCCGCGGGTGGTGGCGGCGAAGAAGGCCTACGGCGATCGCGTCGATTTCTACGGCGTGAATGTTACCGTCAACGAATCGAAGTCGCGCGTCAAGCGCTGGGTCACCGAGCACGCCCCGCCGTTCCGCGTGCTCTACGACGAGCGCGGGCTCGCCGTGCGCGCCTATGGTGCCCCGGCGACCTCGTACGTGGTGATTGTCGATGCCAAGGGCGTCGTCCGCTACACCGGCAGCGGCGGCACGCAGGCGCTGTCGGCTGAGCTTGCCAAGGTGG